In the genome of Desulfovibrio desulfuricans, one region contains:
- a CDS encoding NAD-dependent 4,6-dehydratase LegB, whose protein sequence is MATPLKIFVTGADGFIGSHLCERLVQRGYTVKALTQYNSFNSWGWLDHSPLVGEMEIFAGDIRDPNGMRTAVKGCDAVLHLAALIAIPYSYHSPDAYVDTNIKGTLNILQAARDLEVERCIHTSTSEVYGTAQFVPITEEHPLQGQSPYSATKIAADQLVLSFYRSFGQPVSILRPFNTYGPRQSARAVIPTIITQIANGERRIKLGSLHPTRDFTYVTDTANAFIAMLECPLQNIVGEVFNGGSGFEVSMGDTARMIAQVMGTDIEIVCDEQRLRPKNSEVERLWADNTRLASLTGWKPEHGGLEGFRQGLEKTVQWFAQPANLAGYKSGIYNV, encoded by the coding sequence ATGGCAACTCCTTTGAAAATTTTCGTCACTGGCGCTGATGGCTTCATAGGCTCCCACCTGTGCGAAAGACTTGTGCAACGAGGCTATACGGTCAAGGCGCTTACGCAATACAATTCATTCAATTCTTGGGGTTGGCTCGATCATTCGCCGCTTGTGGGCGAGATGGAAATTTTTGCTGGTGATATCCGCGACCCCAATGGCATGCGCACTGCGGTGAAAGGCTGTGATGCCGTCCTGCATCTGGCGGCCCTTATTGCCATCCCCTATTCTTATCATTCGCCCGATGCTTATGTGGATACCAATATAAAGGGGACGCTCAACATCCTTCAGGCTGCCCGTGACCTTGAGGTGGAACGCTGCATCCACACTTCCACCAGCGAAGTCTACGGCACCGCACAGTTTGTCCCCATTACCGAAGAGCACCCCTTGCAGGGGCAATCGCCGTACTCTGCGACAAAAATCGCGGCGGATCAGCTTGTTCTGAGCTTTTATCGGTCTTTCGGCCAGCCGGTGAGCATTCTGCGGCCTTTCAATACCTACGGGCCGCGTCAGTCCGCGCGAGCGGTCATCCCCACCATCATCACGCAAATTGCCAACGGCGAGCGCCGCATCAAGCTGGGCAGCCTGCACCCCACCCGCGATTTTACCTATGTGACGGATACCGCCAACGCCTTTATTGCCATGCTGGAATGTCCGCTGCAAAATATTGTCGGTGAGGTGTTCAATGGCGGCTCCGGCTTTGAGGTCAGCATGGGGGACACCGCCCGCATGATTGCCCAGGTTATGGGAACGGATATTGAAATTGTTTGTGACGAACAGCGCCTGCGCCCCAAGAACAGCGAAGTGGAACGCCTGTGGGCTGACAATACGCGGCTGGCTTCGCTCACTGGCTGGAAGCCCGAGCATGGTGGCCTGGAAGGCTTCAGGCAAGGGCTTGAAAAAACCGTGCAGTGGTTTGCACAACCAGCCAATCTTGCCGGATACAAGAGTGGTATTTATAATGTCTGA
- a CDS encoding nucleotidyltransferase family protein, with protein MIWKELRLYPEQSVRDALTLINSTGEQFALVTNTEDKLVGVVTDGNVRRGLLAGISLESPVHTLMQPSPHVVDTTTSAVQALYLMETASLTHLPVLGDDGTVRHVWSLKSLKGVTPLPNSVVLMAGGLGTRLGELTQNCPKPMLDVAGKPILQIVLENFINVGFRNFFLAVNYLSEIIIDYFGDGSRFGCQIQYLREPKRMGTAGALSLLPPQTMPFLVANADILTHLNMRCLIHEHQAHDNSATMVVRKHSVQIAYGVVENDGKGNLTGIKEKPVFNVHISAGIYALSPAVLPMIPSNTFFDMPDLFQELLRAGQCPRIMETDDYWLDIGQLPDYKRAQDEF; from the coding sequence ATGATCTGGAAGGAGTTGCGCCTTTACCCCGAGCAATCTGTGCGGGACGCGCTCACACTTATTAACAGTACTGGAGAGCAGTTCGCCCTTGTAACCAATACTGAAGACAAACTCGTTGGCGTTGTCACCGATGGAAATGTCCGTCGTGGACTTTTGGCGGGCATATCGTTGGAAAGCCCCGTCCACACGCTCATGCAACCATCTCCCCACGTTGTGGATACCACCACATCCGCAGTGCAGGCCCTGTATTTGATGGAAACAGCATCCCTTACCCACCTGCCGGTACTGGGAGACGATGGCACTGTGCGCCATGTCTGGAGCCTGAAAAGCCTGAAGGGGGTAACCCCACTTCCCAATAGCGTGGTGCTTATGGCTGGAGGCTTGGGAACGCGGTTGGGCGAGCTGACCCAAAACTGCCCCAAGCCCATGCTTGACGTCGCGGGGAAGCCGATTCTGCAGATTGTTCTTGAAAATTTTATCAATGTGGGCTTTCGCAATTTTTTCCTGGCGGTGAACTATCTGTCGGAGATAATCATTGACTATTTTGGCGATGGTTCACGCTTCGGCTGCCAGATTCAATATCTGCGCGAACCCAAACGTATGGGTACGGCGGGCGCGCTCTCGCTGTTGCCGCCCCAGACAATGCCGTTTCTTGTCGCCAACGCCGATATTTTGACACACCTCAATATGCGCTGTTTGATACATGAGCATCAGGCCCACGACAATTCGGCAACCATGGTAGTCAGAAAACACTCCGTACAGATCGCTTATGGCGTTGTCGAAAACGATGGAAAGGGCAATCTCACAGGCATCAAAGAAAAACCTGTTTTCAATGTTCATATCAGTGCTGGCATTTATGCGCTGTCGCCTGCCGTCTTGCCCATGATTCCCTCCAATACGTTTTTTGATATGCCGGATTTGTTCCAGGAACTTTTGCGGGCGGGCCAGTGCCCCAGAATTATGGAAACAGACGACTACTGGCTGGATATAGGGCAGTTGCCCGACTACAAGCGCGCGCAAGACGAGTTTTGA
- the neuB gene encoding N-acetylneuraminate synthase, with the protein MSRCHIIAEAGVNHNGSLDLALRLVDAAAAAGANVVKFQTFRASCLASCNAPKALYQQATTDADVSQLEMLRRLELSEDDHRQLMSYCQQQGIAFLSTPFDFPSIDFLAYLGMSVFKIPSGEITNLPYLRKVGSLGKDIILSTGMSTIGEVADAMRILEAAGTPRARITLLHCTTQYPAPLDSVNLRAMLTLREGFPGVAGVGYSDHTQGIEVPLAAVALGATVIEKHFTLDKNMEGPDHKASLEPDELRAMVAGIRRVERAMGDGVKAPAQAEILNMAVARKSLVAARPIKKGDLLNEENMTVKRPGNGISPMRWDEFVGKVATRDYAEDELLCEP; encoded by the coding sequence ATGTCTAGATGCCACATCATTGCCGAGGCCGGCGTCAACCACAACGGTAGCCTTGACTTGGCTCTGCGACTTGTAGACGCGGCGGCGGCGGCAGGGGCGAATGTGGTAAAATTTCAGACGTTCAGAGCCTCCTGTCTGGCTTCTTGCAACGCACCCAAAGCCCTGTACCAGCAGGCAACAACAGATGCTGACGTATCCCAGCTTGAAATGCTGCGCAGGCTCGAATTGAGCGAGGACGATCATCGGCAGCTTATGAGCTACTGCCAGCAACAGGGCATCGCATTTTTGTCCACGCCATTCGACTTCCCTTCTATTGATTTTCTCGCCTATCTAGGGATGTCCGTCTTCAAAATTCCTTCTGGCGAAATTACCAACCTGCCCTACCTGCGCAAAGTTGGCAGCTTGGGAAAAGACATCATCCTTTCCACAGGCATGAGCACCATTGGAGAAGTGGCCGATGCCATGCGCATTCTGGAGGCGGCAGGCACCCCCCGCGCTCGCATCACTTTGCTGCATTGCACCACCCAGTATCCTGCTCCCCTGGACTCGGTGAATCTGCGCGCCATGCTGACCCTGCGCGAGGGTTTTCCGGGTGTCGCGGGCGTGGGCTATTCCGACCACACGCAAGGCATTGAAGTGCCGTTGGCGGCGGTGGCCTTGGGCGCAACGGTCATTGAAAAGCATTTTACTCTGGACAAAAATATGGAAGGCCCGGATCACAAGGCCAGCCTGGAGCCTGACGAACTGCGGGCTATGGTCGCGGGCATCCGCAGGGTGGAACGTGCCATGGGCGATGGAGTCAAGGCCCCGGCACAGGCAGAAATCCTCAACATGGCTGTGGCGCGCAAGAGCCTTGTGGCGGCGCGGCCCATCAAAAAAGGGGACCTGCTCAATGAAGAAAACATGACCGTCAAGCGCCCTGGCAACGGCATTTCTCCCATGCGATGGGACGAATTTGTTGGCAAGGTTGCAACGCGTGACTATGCCGAGGATGAACTGCTGTGCGAACCATAG
- a CDS encoding acetyltransferase, whose amino-acid sequence MDNIISEIFAPILLVGGGGHCRAVIDVLESANMEIAGIVHGLECPLNPVLGYSALGRDADLPELRLRFSRAVITVGQIKSSTPRQNLFFKLRGMGFELPSVVSPSAHVSRHASMGAGNVVMHMALINAGASLADNCIINSKSLVEHDCSIASHCHIAIGAILCGGVSVGSGSFIGAGAVIRQNVRIGKNVIIGCGANVHADIPDNAIIRGKKDV is encoded by the coding sequence ATGGATAACATTATAAGTGAAATTTTCGCGCCCATCCTGCTTGTCGGTGGGGGAGGGCATTGCCGGGCGGTTATTGATGTGCTGGAGTCGGCCAATATGGAGATTGCGGGCATTGTACACGGGCTTGAATGTCCCCTCAATCCGGTGCTTGGGTATTCTGCCCTCGGGCGCGATGCAGATCTGCCAGAGTTGCGTTTGCGGTTTTCCCGCGCGGTTATCACTGTGGGCCAAATAAAAAGCTCAACCCCCAGGCAGAATCTTTTTTTCAAGCTACGCGGCATGGGTTTTGAACTGCCTTCAGTGGTTTCCCCTTCTGCACATGTGTCGAGGCACGCATCCATGGGCGCTGGTAATGTTGTCATGCACATGGCGCTTATCAACGCGGGAGCCTCTTTGGCTGATAATTGCATTATCAATTCAAAGAGCCTTGTTGAGCATGACTGTTCCATCGCATCTCACTGCCATATCGCAATTGGAGCAATCCTTTGCGGTGGTGTCAGTGTTGGTAGCGGTTCCTTTATTGGTGCTGGTGCCGTCATTCGACAAAATGTACGCATTGGAAAAAACGTCATTATCGGATGTGGTGCCAACGTGCATGCCGATATCCCTGATAATGCCATTATCAGGGGGAAAAAAGATGTCTAG
- a CDS encoding Gfo/Idh/MocA family protein has translation MTNPTVLVWGHGSIGARHARLADELGASVICVSSRDGLPFPSVRRLCDLPGGFVPEVVVVATPTALHAEHLRMACSLGARLVLVEKPLVSTTAEIGSWLTQEQRQRIAVAYNLRFHPAVQRLRALLEGKRLLALHLHVGQYLPSWRPGQDYRQSYSSSRQLGGGVLRDLSHELDLACMLAGPWNRVAALSGRVSHLQIESEDSVTVLAEHAGCPQVSIHLDYLQTPARREIVAVLEDGGVSLNLLNGRLGYDGKEELYQCERDTAYRGQMQAALSEKTEFLCSFSQGLDVVSYIDAIEAAVARQEWVWRANQ, from the coding sequence ATGACAAATCCAACTGTTCTTGTATGGGGGCACGGCTCTATTGGCGCGCGGCATGCCCGGCTTGCCGACGAGCTTGGGGCTTCCGTTATCTGCGTGAGCTCGCGTGACGGTCTGCCGTTTCCTTCTGTCAGGCGACTGTGCGACCTGCCGGGAGGCTTTGTTCCGGAAGTGGTCGTTGTGGCGACTCCCACCGCATTGCATGCGGAACACTTGCGTATGGCCTGCAGCCTTGGGGCTCGGCTGGTATTGGTTGAAAAACCCCTTGTGTCCACCACTGCGGAAATCGGTTCCTGGCTGACGCAGGAACAGCGGCAGAGAATTGCTGTTGCGTACAACCTGCGCTTTCACCCCGCAGTTCAGCGTTTGCGGGCGCTTTTAGAAGGGAAACGGCTCTTGGCCTTGCACCTGCATGTGGGGCAGTACCTGCCTTCCTGGCGTCCTGGTCAGGATTACCGCCAAAGCTATTCCTCCTCCCGGCAGCTTGGCGGCGGCGTGCTGCGCGACCTCTCCCACGAACTGGATCTGGCCTGCATGCTTGCCGGTCCATGGAACCGCGTTGCGGCCCTGAGCGGCCGCGTTTCTCATCTGCAAATCGAAAGTGAGGATTCGGTGACGGTTTTGGCTGAGCACGCGGGCTGCCCGCAGGTGAGCATTCACCTCGACTATCTGCAGACTCCCGCGAGGCGTGAAATTGTGGCCGTGCTGGAAGACGGCGGCGTAAGCTTGAACCTGCTGAATGGCAGGCTAGGTTATGACGGAAAGGAAGAGTTGTACCAATGTGAAAGGGACACTGCCTACCGTGGTCAGATGCAGGCTGCTCTTTCTGAAAAAACAGAGTTTTTGTGTTCATTTTCCCAAGGGCTTGACGTGGTGTCTTACATTGACGCCATTGAAGCGGCCGTAGCAAGGCAGGAGTGGGTATGGCGCGCCAACCAGTAG
- the neuC gene encoding UDP-N-acetylglucosamine 2-epimerase — MLLCLREGRQCRLQLIVSGTHLSHAHGYTLTEIRSDGFEPDVMVPLNFSKDSPEHLCGALGTMIAETGAALTRLQPDLLVLLGDRYECLGAATAAAMMQVPVAHIHGGEITRGAMDDNFRHAVTKLAHLHFTSCEQYRQRVIQLGEQPQCVWNVGALGVENALSLPLLDEASVREYLRLEAGRPYFLCTFHPVTLEPGQEETQWLEVQQALERYVDHAVIVTGANADPGGGLINRLLEEWSQQQPERVRLFTSLGVLRYLSAAKYAACVVGNSSSGVVEIPSLGTPVVNIGDRQQGRIASSAVLHCPSQAGDIVTTMARALTLQFREYARITPNPYEKNGTSAAIAEILLTFPLESILKKVFYDIARY; from the coding sequence TTGCTGCTGTGCCTGCGCGAAGGCCGCCAGTGTCGCTTGCAACTGATTGTGAGCGGGACGCATTTGTCCCATGCCCACGGCTACACACTGACGGAAATACGCAGTGACGGCTTTGAGCCAGACGTCATGGTTCCCCTAAACTTTTCAAAGGACTCCCCCGAACATCTTTGCGGCGCATTGGGTACAATGATTGCGGAAACCGGTGCGGCTCTCACACGCCTGCAACCTGACCTTCTTGTTTTGCTGGGCGACAGGTACGAATGCCTTGGCGCGGCCACTGCCGCCGCCATGATGCAGGTACCTGTGGCGCACATTCACGGCGGCGAAATCACCCGTGGAGCCATGGATGACAATTTTCGCCACGCGGTGACAAAGCTGGCTCACCTGCACTTCACTTCTTGCGAACAGTACCGCCAGCGTGTCATCCAACTGGGTGAACAGCCCCAGTGCGTGTGGAATGTGGGTGCACTGGGCGTGGAAAACGCACTTTCACTCCCTCTGCTGGACGAAGCTTCCGTCCGGGAGTATTTGCGCCTTGAAGCAGGTCGTCCGTATTTTTTGTGTACTTTCCATCCCGTGACGCTGGAGCCGGGGCAAGAGGAAACGCAGTGGCTGGAGGTGCAACAGGCGTTGGAAAGGTATGTGGACCATGCGGTTATCGTCACTGGCGCCAATGCCGACCCCGGCGGGGGGCTGATCAACCGCTTGCTGGAGGAATGGAGTCAGCAACAGCCTGAGCGGGTGCGGTTGTTTACCTCTCTGGGGGTGCTGCGTTATCTTTCCGCCGCAAAATATGCCGCCTGCGTGGTGGGAAATTCTTCCAGCGGTGTCGTGGAGATCCCTTCTCTGGGTACACCGGTGGTCAATATCGGCGACCGGCAGCAGGGGCGTATTGCTTCATCGGCTGTTTTGCACTGCCCATCACAGGCGGGCGATATCGTCACAACCATGGCAAGGGCTCTGACTCTGCAATTTCGGGAATACGCACGTATTACGCCTAATCCCTACGAAAAAAACGGAACCAGTGCCGCGATTGCCGAAATATTGCTAACTTTCCCCCTTGAAAGTATACTTAAAAAAGTATTTTACGACATTGCGAGGTACTGA
- a CDS encoding LegC family aminotransferase — protein sequence MPAADSFAQLLADIRQINGMPQGYLPLHAPVFRGAEREYVLDAIDSTYVSSVGAYVDRFERMLEEATGAARAVVCVNGTAALEMCLILAGVKTGDLVLTQAISFVATVNAAAHLGAEPVFLDIDPDTLGLSPKALSAFLQAYCEPASGGCRHKATGKRVAACVPMHTFGLPCRIESLAEICEAWGIPLVEDAAEAVGSTVSGRHCGTFGILGALSFNGNKIITTGGGGAILTNDTELGKRAKHLTTTAKVPHKWLYQHDHVGWNFRMPNLNAAMGCAQLEMLPDFLQEKRARAAAYAQLFANSDWQFIPETEGSVSNYWLCAVLARNRAERDAFLEASNAAGVMTRPVWEPLHTLPMYRGCMQDALAVTTEISDRLVNLPSGVS from the coding sequence ATGCCTGCAGCTGATTCTTTTGCGCAGTTGCTGGCTGATATCCGCCAGATCAACGGCATGCCCCAGGGCTATCTGCCCCTGCACGCTCCGGTTTTTCGTGGAGCCGAAAGGGAATATGTGCTGGACGCCATCGACTCCACTTATGTTTCATCTGTTGGGGCCTATGTGGACCGTTTTGAGCGGATGCTCGAAGAAGCCACGGGGGCCGCGCGCGCCGTGGTCTGCGTCAATGGCACGGCGGCCTTGGAGATGTGTCTGATTCTGGCGGGCGTCAAGACCGGCGATCTCGTGCTGACACAGGCGATTTCCTTTGTTGCCACGGTCAATGCTGCGGCGCACCTGGGGGCGGAGCCGGTATTTCTTGATATTGACCCGGACACGCTTGGTCTTAGCCCGAAAGCCTTGTCGGCCTTTCTTCAGGCATACTGCGAGCCTGCCTCGGGCGGCTGCCGTCACAAGGCCACGGGAAAACGCGTGGCGGCCTGCGTGCCCATGCATACCTTTGGTTTGCCTTGTCGTATTGAAAGCCTAGCGGAAATTTGCGAGGCTTGGGGCATCCCGTTGGTGGAGGACGCAGCAGAGGCCGTGGGCAGTACCGTCAGCGGGCGTCATTGCGGCACATTCGGCATCTTGGGGGCGCTTTCCTTCAATGGTAACAAAATTATCACCACGGGCGGCGGCGGGGCCATCCTGACCAATGATACGGAGCTTGGAAAAAGGGCCAAACACTTGACCACCACGGCCAAGGTGCCGCACAAATGGCTATACCAGCACGACCATGTGGGCTGGAATTTTCGTATGCCCAACCTGAATGCGGCCATGGGCTGCGCGCAACTGGAAATGTTGCCAGATTTTTTACAAGAAAAACGTGCCCGGGCAGCCGCCTATGCCCAGCTTTTCGCCAACAGTGACTGGCAGTTTATACCAGAAACAGAAGGCAGCGTGAGTAACTACTGGCTCTGTGCCGTACTTGCCCGTAACCGCGCGGAGCGCGATGCCTTTCTTGAAGCCAGCAATGCCGCGGGGGTTATGACGCGTCCGGTGTGGGAGCCCTTGCACACCCTGCCCATGTACAGAGGCTGCATGCAAGATGCCCTTGCTGTGACCACTGAAATTTCTGACAGGTTGGTCAATCTGCCCAGTGGAGTGTCTTGA